The Pyramidobacter porci genome includes the window TTGGTGCCGCAGTCCAGCACGGCGAAGTTGGCCGTGCTCTCGGGATCGAGACGGCCGTCGCGGATCGTGGCGAGGATTTTCGCCAGCGCCGTCACGGCGTTGACGCCCTCTTCGGGGCAGTTGCCGGCGTGCGCCGCTTTTCCCGCCACCTCGACCGTCAGGCTCACCTGCCCCGGAGCGGCGCAGACGACGCGCCCCAACCGCCCGGGCGAGTCGAACGCGTAACCAACTTTGGCGCGCAGCCGGCTTGTGTCGAAAGCCTTGCTCCCCAAAAGCCCCGCTTCCTCCCCCACGGTGAAAAGATATTCCACGCGGGGAAACTTTTGTCCGCAGGCCTGCAGACGGCGGACGCTGTCGATCAGCGCCGCCACTCCCGACAGATCGTCGGCCGCCAAAATCGTCGTGCCGTCGGAAACGATCAGGCCGTCTTTGATCTGCGGCTCGATCCCCAGCCCATTGGCGACCCGATCCATGTGGGCGTTGAGCAGGATCGAGCCGGGCAGCCCGCCGTCGAGCACCGCCAGCAAGTTGCCCGCGTTGCCGCCGAAGCTGGCCCCCGCGTCATCCTCCTCGACCGCCAGCCCTAGCGCCTCAAGCTTGGCCTTTACCGCGTCGGCCACGCCTCGTTCATTCCCCGACGC containing:
- a CDS encoding M20/M25/M40 family metallo-hydrolase, with amino-acid sequence MEDIVEDFLELVQIDAASGNERGVADAVKAKLEALGLAVEEDDAGASFGGNAGNLLAVLDGGLPGSILLNAHMDRVANGLGIEPQIKDGLIVSDGTTILAADDLSGVAALIDSVRRLQACGQKFPRVEYLFTVGEEAGLLGSKAFDTSRLRAKVGYAFDSPGRLGRVVCAAPGQVSLTVEVAGKAAHAGNCPEEGVNAVTALAKILATIRDGRLDPESTANFAVLDCGTKVTNIVQSYAVCRGEMRSRNDAALSAYVEYFERHCREAASGTGAAVKTTVTPQYESFSFDEDAPVIQAALAALRDMGAEAQVNGGGGGMDANVFNAAGIGVVGVATGYSGNHGISERIVLDDLRRAGELAERIVLSWADMGGLPE